In Rhinoderma darwinii isolate aRhiDar2 chromosome 9, aRhiDar2.hap1, whole genome shotgun sequence, the following are encoded in one genomic region:
- the EXOSC6 gene encoding exosome complex component MTR3, translating into MPGDSRRVRGPEESQSPLLYAVSRQPQVGRTGRGAGEPRAVFVRAGLLSQAAGSAYVEAGGTKVLCAVSGPREWGGGGRESSGRLLCDLRWAPFSRAGAWSSSAASARQASLLLQESLEAAVRLERYPRAELAVWALVLEDRGSALPAAVSCASLALADAGVEMYDLAVGAGLSRGPEGEELLLDPDDAEEEAGATMYLSLLPALNQVSGLLCSGEWEGESSVAAVRMGMEGCQRLYPVLQQSLLKATKRKIPTPQPQSG; encoded by the exons ATGCCGGGTGACAGCCGCCGTGTGCGGGGCCCGGAGGAGTCTCAGAGCCCGCTGTTGTACGCCGTGTCCAGGCAGCCGCAGGTGGGGAGGACGGGTCGTGGAGCCGGAGAGCCCCGGGCAGTGTTTGTGAGGGCCGGGCTCCTTAGTCAAGCGGCTGGCTCAGCGTATGTGGAAGCTGGAGGCACAAAGGTGCTGTGCGCGGTGTCCGGTCCCCGGGAGTGGGGCGGCGGGGGCAGAGAGAGCAGCGGACGGCTCCTGTGTGATCTGCGCTGGGCTCCGTTTTCCCGGGCAGGGGCCTGGTCCTCCTCCGCGGCCTCTGCTCGTCAGGCCAGTCTTCTGCTGCAGGAAAGCCTGGAGGCCGCGGTGCGGCTGGAGCGTTACCCCCGGGCGGAGCTGGCGGTATGGGCGCTAGTGCTGGAAGACCGGGGCTCCGCATTACCCGCGGCCGTGTCCTGCGCCTCCCTGGCCTTGGCGGACGCCGGGGTGGAGATGTACGACCTGGCGGTGGGTGCGGGGCTGAGCCGGGGCCCGGAGGGGGAGGAGCTGCTGCTGGACCCGGATGACGCCGAGGAGGAGGCCGGAGCCACCATGTACCTCAGTCTGCTGCCTGCACTCAACCAG GTCTCCGGCCTCCTGTGCAGCGGGGAGTGGGAAGGTGAGAGCTCGGTGGCGGCGGTGCGGATGGGCATGGAGGGCTGCCAGCGGCTGTACCCGGTGCTGCAGCAGAGTCTCCTCAAGGCAACAAAGAGGAAGATCCCGACCCCACAGCCCCAGTCCGGATAA
- the AARS1 gene encoding alanine--tRNA ligase, cytoplasmic isoform X2, whose product MTTTLTASEIRQKFIDFFKENGHSYVHSSATVPLDDPTLLFANAGMNQFKPIFLNTIDPSHPMAKLSRAANTQKCIRAGGKHNDLDDVGKDVYHHTFFEMLGSWSFGDYFKELACKLALDLLTKEFGIDIERLYVTYFGGNEAAGLDPDLECKQIWLNLGLPESRILPGSMKDNFWEMGDTGPCGPCSEIHFDRIGGRDAAHLVNMDDPNVLEIWNLVFIQYNREGDGRLKPLPKKSIDTGMGLERLVSVLQSKMSNYDTDLFVPYFEAIQQGTGARPYSGNVGAEDGDGIDMAYRVLADHARTITVALADGGRPDNTGRGYVLRRILRRAVRYSHEKLNASKGFFATLVDVVVQSLGDAFPELKKDPEMVKDIINEEETQFLKTLNRGRRILDRKIQSLGVESKTIPGDTAWLLYDTYGFPVDLTGLIAEERGLNVDMESFEEERKAAQLKSQGKGAGDEDLLMLDIYAIEELRSRGLKPTDDSPKYSYTSSSDGVYEFGGVEATVKAIRREKTFVGEVSTGQECGLVLDRTCFYAEQGGQTYDEGYMVREDDSSEDKTEFSVKNTQVRGGFVLHVGTVYGSLKVGDRVRLYVDETRRRPIMSNHTATHILNFALRLVLGEADQRGSLVAPDRLRFDFTAKGAMSTKEIRRTEELANQLIQENKTVYALDCPLAAAKAIQGLRAVFDETYPDPVRVVSVGIPVEDLLADPSGPAGSVTSVEFCGGTHLQNSGHAGQFIIVTEEAIAKGIRRIVALTGAEAQKAGRRQEAQKVALAQLEAKVKQQTAPNKDVQKEIADLSETLATAVISQWQKDELREILKSLKKTMDDLDRATKADIQKRVLEKTKQLIAENPNQPLLVLEMEAGASAKALNESLKLLKSQSPKTSAIIFAVDNEAGKVTCLCQVPQETADKGLKANEWVQQVSDVMDGKGGGKDTSAQATGKNLRCLPDLLRLAEDFAQLKLESMKN is encoded by the exons ATGACGACGACGCTGACCGCATCCGAGATTCGACAGAAGTTTATTGACTTCTTCAAGGAGAACGGTCACTCCTACGTCCACTCCTCGGCCACCGTCCCCCTGGATGACCCCACGCTGCTATTCGCCAACGCCGGCATGAACCAG TTTAAGCCGATCTTCCTGAACACCATTGACCCTTCTCACCCGATGGCCAAGCTGAGCCGAGCCGCCAACACCCAGAAATGTATCCGAGCCGGCGGGAAGCACAACGACCTGGACGACGTGGGGAAGGACGTTTATCATCACACCTTCTTCGAGATGTTGGGGTCCTGGTCTTTCGGAGACTATTTCAAG GAGCTGGCATGTAAACTGGCCCTGGATCTTCTGACCAAGGAGTTTGGCATTGACATCGAGCGCCTGTATGTCACCTACTTCGGTGGTAACGAGGCGGCGGGTTTGGATCCGGACTTGGAATGTAAACAGATCTGGCTGAATCTGGG GCTTCCAGAGAGCCGCATATTACCAGGCAGCATGAAGGACAACTTCTGGGAGATGGGGGACACGGGCCCCTGTGGACCTTGCAGTGAGATTCACTTTGACCGTATTGGGGGCCGGGACGCCGCTCACTTGGTCAATATGGACGACCCCAATGTGCTGGAGATCTGGAACCTTGTGTTCATTCAGTATAACAG GGAAGGTGACGGGAGGCTGAAGCCGCTGCCCAAGAAAAGTATTGATACCGGGATGGGGCTGGAGAGGCTGGTGTCCGTGCTGCAGAGCAAGATGTCCAACTACGACACCGACCTCTTTGTTCCGTACTTCGAAGCCATCCAGCAG GGCACCGGAGCGAGGCCCTATTCTGGCAATGTGGGTGCAGAGGATGGAGACGGCATAGACATGGCGTACAGAGTGCTCGCAGATCACGCCAGGACGATCACGGTTGCCCTTGCTGATGGCGGGAGACCTGACAATACCGGCCGGGG GTATGTTTTACGTCGAATCCTTCGCCGCGCCGTGAGATACTCCCATGAGAAACTCAACGCATCCAAAGGATTCTTCGCTACCCTGGTTGATGTTGTCGTCCAATCACTG GGAGACGCCTTCCCAGAGCTTAAGAAAGACCCCGAAATGGTAAAGGACATCATAAATGAGGAGGAGACCCAGTTCCTGAAAACCCTCAACAGAGGGCGCCGCATCCTGGATCGGAAGATACAGAGCCTGGGGGTGGAGAGCAAGACAATCCCAG GTGACACGGCGTGGCTGCTGTACGACACGTATGGATTCCCTGTGGATCTGACCGGCCTGATTGCAGAGGAGCGAGGTCTGAACGTGGATATGGAGAGCTTTGAGGAGGAGAGAAAGGCTGCACAG CTCAAGTCTCAGGGGAAGGGGGCAGGAGACGAGGATCTGCTGATGTTGGATATTTACGCCATTGAAGAGTTGCGCTCTCGGGGTCTGAAGCCGACAGATGATTCCCCAAAGTACAGCTACACGTCCAGTTCTGATGGCGTCTACG AGTTTGGAGGAGTGGAGGCCACTGTGAAGGCGATCCGCCGGGAGAAGACCTTTGTGGGTGAGGTCAGCACAGGGCAGGAGTGCGGTCTGGTACTGGATCGGACCTGCTTCTATGCAGAACAAGGAGGACAGACGTACGATGAGGGGTACATGGTCCGGGAGGACGACAGCAGTGAAGAC AAAACGGAGTTCAGTGTAAAGAACACGCAGGTCCGGGGCGGTTTTGTCCTGCACGTGGGGACTGTGTATGGCAGCCTGAAGGTCGGTGATCGTGTGCGGCTCTACGTGGATGAG ACGAGGCGACGTCCAATTATGAGCAACCACAcggccacccacatcctgaactttGCCCTGCGCTTGGTCCTTGGGGAGGCGGATCAGAGGGGGTCCCTGGTGGCTCCTGACAGGCTGAGGTTTGACTTCACAGCAAAAGGAGCCATGAGCACAAAGGAAATCCGCAGAACAGAGGAGTTGGCAAATCAGCTGATCCAGGAGAACAAG ACTGTCTATGCCTTGGACTGTCCTCTGGCTGCTGCTAAAGCGATTCAGGGTCTCCGCGCTGTGTTTGATGAGACTTATCCGGACCCGGTACGTGTAGTTTCTGTAGGGATTCCTGTGGAGGATCTGCTGGCTGACCCATCTGGCCCCGCGGGCTCCGTGACATCGGTGGAGTTTTGTGGTGGAAC GCACCTGCAGAACTCTGGCCACGCTGGACAGTTTATCATTGTCACAGAAGAAGCCATCGCAAAGGGAATCCGGAGAATCGTGGCCCTCACTGGGGCGGAGGCGCAGAAG GCGGGGCGGAGGCAGGAGGCCCAGAAAGTGGCACTCGCTCAACTGGAGGCCAAAGTGAAGCAGCAGACGGCCCCCAACAAGGATGTTCAGAAGGAGATCGCTGACCTCAGTGAG ACCCTGGCTACAGCCGTCATCTCTCAGTGGCAGAAGGACGAACTCAgagagattctcaaatcccttaaAAAGACCATGGATGATCTGGACCGCGCCACCAAAGCCGATATCCAGAAGCGG GTTTTGGAGAAGacaaaacagctgattgcagAAAACCCGAACCAACCCCTCCTGGTCCTAGAGATGGAAGCCGGGGCGTCAGCCAAG GCGCTGAACGAATCTCTTAAACTCCTCAAGTCCCAGTCCCCGAAAACCTCGGCCATAATCTTTGCTGTAGACAATGAAGCCGGAAAAGTCACCTGCCTGTGCCAGGTCCCGCAG GAAACTGCAGACAAAGGCCTGAAAGCCAACGAGTGGGTCCAGCAAGTCTCTGACGTGATGGATGGTAAGGGAGGAGGGAAGGACACGTCTGCGCAGGCCACGGGAAAGAACCTCCGCTGCCTCCCTGACCTGCTGAGACTGGCGGAAGACTTCGCTCAACTGAAGCTCGAATCCATGAAGAACTGA
- the LOC142661053 gene encoding fibulin-7-like isoform X1, translating into MLRTVLLLSVSLQLLSDCGGQVSAQEACPEQREALRVLRQVQKLLTDHEASYLRGMRTLNRRLNQLRGQRPEEKESCPQMKPPRHARILGRKMKVGHELHVLCDPGYQLTGSESRTCLDNQTWSGQPAICSEPTSVTNTSSLRPAKCSTFQGVQHCACDPGYVIQTGGLCQDIDECELYQGKAGSKICVHECVNAPGSYHCVCPRGYLLDSQQNSCKDVDECVADPSACPGEQCVNLYGGFNCVRPECPKPKLNATYVKISSHQCERTPCPLGSSSCLEAPHSISFHYIPLQSQLPVPRVLFTMTAPRSQGDSQRFTQTRGKGHRGLEVRQAGRHRGELLLTKSLSGPAELQVDVEMAEMSPQGLLGRHIFTVTLFVSRNTF; encoded by the exons ATGCTGAGAACCGTCCTCCTCCTGAGCGTCTCCCTCCAGCTGCTGAGTGACTGCGGGGGGCAGGTGAGTGCACAGGAG GCCTGTCCCGAGCAGCGTGAGGCTCTCCGAGTTCTGCGCCAGGTCCAGAAGCTTCTGACTGACCACGAGGCCTCGTACCTGCGGGGGATGAGGACGCTCAACAGGAGACTCAACCAGCTGAGGGGGCAGAGACCAGAGGAGAAAG AATCCTGCCCACAGATGAAGCCTCCGCGTCACGCCCGGATACTGGGCAGAAAGATGAAGGTGGGACACGAACTGCATGTCCTGTGTGACCCGGGCTACCAGCTGACCGGCTCCGAATCCAGGACCTGCCTGGACAACCAGACCTGGAGCGGACAGCCTGCCATCTGCAGCG AGCCGACGTCTGTGACCAACACCTCGTCCCTGCGACCAGCCAAGTGTTCCACCTTCCAGGGAGTTCAGCACTGCGCCTGTGACCCCGGATACGTCATCCAGACCGGAGGCCTCTGTCAGG ATATAGATGAATGTGAATTGTACCAAGGAAAAGCCGGATCAAAGATCTGTGTACATGAATGTGTGAACGCGCCCGGGTCATACCACTGTGTGTGTCCGCGGGGGTATCTACTAGATTCGCAGCAGAACAGTTGTAAAG ACGTGGATGAATGTGTCGCCGATCCGTCGGCTTGTCCAGGAGAACAATGTGTTAATTTATACGGCGGCTTTAACTGTGTCCGACCAGAGTGTCCCAAACCCAAGCTGAACGCGACGTACGTCAAGATCTCCAGCCA CCAGTGTGAGCGGACACCGTGCCCCTTGGGAAGCAGCAGCTGCCTGGAAGCCCCTCACTCCATCTCCTTCCACTATATCCCTTTACAGTCCCAGCTGCCGGTCCCTAGGGTCCTGTTCACCATGACCGCTCCACGTTCCCAGGGAGACAGTCAACGCTTTACCCAGACGAGGGGCAAAGGCCATCGCGGCCTGGAAGTCCGACAAGCCGGCAGACACCGGGGAGAACTGCTCCTTACCAAGTCACTGAGCGGCCCGGCGGAGCTACAAGTGGATGTGGAGATGGCAGAGATGTCACCGCAGGGGCTGCTGGGGAGACACATATTTACAGTCACGCTGTTCGTGTCACGGAACACATTCTAG
- the LOC142661053 gene encoding fibulin-7-like isoform X2, whose translation MLRTVLLLSVSLQLLSDCGGQACPEQREALRVLRQVQKLLTDHEASYLRGMRTLNRRLNQLRGQRPEEKESCPQMKPPRHARILGRKMKVGHELHVLCDPGYQLTGSESRTCLDNQTWSGQPAICSEPTSVTNTSSLRPAKCSTFQGVQHCACDPGYVIQTGGLCQDIDECELYQGKAGSKICVHECVNAPGSYHCVCPRGYLLDSQQNSCKDVDECVADPSACPGEQCVNLYGGFNCVRPECPKPKLNATYVKISSHQCERTPCPLGSSSCLEAPHSISFHYIPLQSQLPVPRVLFTMTAPRSQGDSQRFTQTRGKGHRGLEVRQAGRHRGELLLTKSLSGPAELQVDVEMAEMSPQGLLGRHIFTVTLFVSRNTF comes from the exons ATGCTGAGAACCGTCCTCCTCCTGAGCGTCTCCCTCCAGCTGCTGAGTGACTGCGGGGGGCAG GCCTGTCCCGAGCAGCGTGAGGCTCTCCGAGTTCTGCGCCAGGTCCAGAAGCTTCTGACTGACCACGAGGCCTCGTACCTGCGGGGGATGAGGACGCTCAACAGGAGACTCAACCAGCTGAGGGGGCAGAGACCAGAGGAGAAAG AATCCTGCCCACAGATGAAGCCTCCGCGTCACGCCCGGATACTGGGCAGAAAGATGAAGGTGGGACACGAACTGCATGTCCTGTGTGACCCGGGCTACCAGCTGACCGGCTCCGAATCCAGGACCTGCCTGGACAACCAGACCTGGAGCGGACAGCCTGCCATCTGCAGCG AGCCGACGTCTGTGACCAACACCTCGTCCCTGCGACCAGCCAAGTGTTCCACCTTCCAGGGAGTTCAGCACTGCGCCTGTGACCCCGGATACGTCATCCAGACCGGAGGCCTCTGTCAGG ATATAGATGAATGTGAATTGTACCAAGGAAAAGCCGGATCAAAGATCTGTGTACATGAATGTGTGAACGCGCCCGGGTCATACCACTGTGTGTGTCCGCGGGGGTATCTACTAGATTCGCAGCAGAACAGTTGTAAAG ACGTGGATGAATGTGTCGCCGATCCGTCGGCTTGTCCAGGAGAACAATGTGTTAATTTATACGGCGGCTTTAACTGTGTCCGACCAGAGTGTCCCAAACCCAAGCTGAACGCGACGTACGTCAAGATCTCCAGCCA CCAGTGTGAGCGGACACCGTGCCCCTTGGGAAGCAGCAGCTGCCTGGAAGCCCCTCACTCCATCTCCTTCCACTATATCCCTTTACAGTCCCAGCTGCCGGTCCCTAGGGTCCTGTTCACCATGACCGCTCCACGTTCCCAGGGAGACAGTCAACGCTTTACCCAGACGAGGGGCAAAGGCCATCGCGGCCTGGAAGTCCGACAAGCCGGCAGACACCGGGGAGAACTGCTCCTTACCAAGTCACTGAGCGGCCCGGCGGAGCTACAAGTGGATGTGGAGATGGCAGAGATGTCACCGCAGGGGCTGCTGGGGAGACACATATTTACAGTCACGCTGTTCGTGTCACGGAACACATTCTAG
- the LOC142661053 gene encoding fibulin-7-like isoform X3 gives MLRTVLLLSVSLQLLSDCGGQVSAQEACPEQREALRVLRQVQKLLTDHEASYLRGMRTLNRRLNQLRGQRPEEKEPTSVTNTSSLRPAKCSTFQGVQHCACDPGYVIQTGGLCQDIDECELYQGKAGSKICVHECVNAPGSYHCVCPRGYLLDSQQNSCKDVDECVADPSACPGEQCVNLYGGFNCVRPECPKPKLNATYVKISSHQCERTPCPLGSSSCLEAPHSISFHYIPLQSQLPVPRVLFTMTAPRSQGDSQRFTQTRGKGHRGLEVRQAGRHRGELLLTKSLSGPAELQVDVEMAEMSPQGLLGRHIFTVTLFVSRNTF, from the exons ATGCTGAGAACCGTCCTCCTCCTGAGCGTCTCCCTCCAGCTGCTGAGTGACTGCGGGGGGCAGGTGAGTGCACAGGAG GCCTGTCCCGAGCAGCGTGAGGCTCTCCGAGTTCTGCGCCAGGTCCAGAAGCTTCTGACTGACCACGAGGCCTCGTACCTGCGGGGGATGAGGACGCTCAACAGGAGACTCAACCAGCTGAGGGGGCAGAGACCAGAGGAGAAAG AGCCGACGTCTGTGACCAACACCTCGTCCCTGCGACCAGCCAAGTGTTCCACCTTCCAGGGAGTTCAGCACTGCGCCTGTGACCCCGGATACGTCATCCAGACCGGAGGCCTCTGTCAGG ATATAGATGAATGTGAATTGTACCAAGGAAAAGCCGGATCAAAGATCTGTGTACATGAATGTGTGAACGCGCCCGGGTCATACCACTGTGTGTGTCCGCGGGGGTATCTACTAGATTCGCAGCAGAACAGTTGTAAAG ACGTGGATGAATGTGTCGCCGATCCGTCGGCTTGTCCAGGAGAACAATGTGTTAATTTATACGGCGGCTTTAACTGTGTCCGACCAGAGTGTCCCAAACCCAAGCTGAACGCGACGTACGTCAAGATCTCCAGCCA CCAGTGTGAGCGGACACCGTGCCCCTTGGGAAGCAGCAGCTGCCTGGAAGCCCCTCACTCCATCTCCTTCCACTATATCCCTTTACAGTCCCAGCTGCCGGTCCCTAGGGTCCTGTTCACCATGACCGCTCCACGTTCCCAGGGAGACAGTCAACGCTTTACCCAGACGAGGGGCAAAGGCCATCGCGGCCTGGAAGTCCGACAAGCCGGCAGACACCGGGGAGAACTGCTCCTTACCAAGTCACTGAGCGGCCCGGCGGAGCTACAAGTGGATGTGGAGATGGCAGAGATGTCACCGCAGGGGCTGCTGGGGAGACACATATTTACAGTCACGCTGTTCGTGTCACGGAACACATTCTAG